Proteins encoded in a region of the Mycolicibacterium neoaurum genome:
- a CDS encoding MFS transporter — translation MRPWIVWATGLLAYIVAVLNRTTLGVSGLEAGERFHAGPSVLSTFVVLQIIVYAAAQVPAGVLLDRYGSKVLIISGAALMAGGQLAIALTQSLPMALTARAIVGLGDAITFISVLRLVPHWFPARRVPLLTQLTGISGQFGQVLSAVPFLALLGIAGWTSAYLSVAAFAVLALVLAAALIRNTPDGRPATTSALSVRATLANVRTVWLRPGTRLGFFTHMGTQFSVTAFALMWGVPYVTTAQGQTRGIAGMLLTISVLTAVAAGVVLGLLCGRFPHRRSRFVLAIIGSNAAMWTIVLATPGQAPLWLLVILVVIISVGGPGSMVGFDFARTFNPSATLGTAQGMVNMGGFLASLMLMQAMGWILDVAGGYSPESFRLAWTVQYVVWAVAVIGILVTRRKTRRQLGLQGDASDRWLLETFDPEPTDISR, via the coding sequence GTGCGTCCGTGGATCGTCTGGGCCACCGGCCTGCTGGCCTATATCGTGGCCGTGCTCAATCGCACCACCCTCGGCGTCTCCGGCCTCGAGGCGGGCGAACGCTTCCACGCCGGGCCGAGCGTGCTCTCGACATTCGTGGTGCTTCAGATCATCGTCTACGCCGCCGCCCAGGTTCCCGCCGGAGTGTTGCTGGACCGCTACGGGTCCAAGGTGTTGATCATCTCCGGGGCGGCTCTCATGGCGGGTGGGCAGCTCGCCATCGCGCTGACCCAATCCCTTCCGATGGCACTGACCGCCCGCGCCATCGTCGGGCTCGGTGATGCCATCACCTTCATCTCGGTGCTGCGTCTGGTGCCGCACTGGTTCCCCGCGCGGCGGGTGCCTCTGCTGACCCAGCTCACCGGCATCAGCGGTCAATTCGGCCAGGTGCTCTCGGCCGTGCCGTTCCTGGCGCTGCTGGGCATCGCCGGGTGGACCTCGGCATACCTGTCGGTGGCGGCCTTTGCCGTGCTCGCCTTGGTGCTGGCGGCAGCGCTGATCCGCAACACCCCGGACGGCCGGCCGGCCACCACATCTGCCTTGAGCGTCCGGGCCACCCTGGCCAACGTCCGCACCGTCTGGCTGCGTCCAGGTACTCGACTGGGTTTCTTCACCCATATGGGCACCCAGTTCTCGGTGACCGCCTTCGCCCTCATGTGGGGCGTCCCCTATGTCACCACCGCGCAGGGCCAGACCCGCGGCATAGCCGGCATGCTGTTGACCATCTCGGTCCTGACGGCCGTCGCCGCCGGGGTGGTGCTCGGCCTCCTGTGCGGCCGATTCCCGCACCGTCGATCCCGATTCGTGCTGGCGATCATCGGTAGCAACGCCGCCATGTGGACGATCGTGCTCGCCACGCCCGGTCAGGCACCGTTGTGGCTGTTGGTCATCCTCGTCGTGATCATCTCCGTCGGCGGGCCCGGCTCGATGGTCGGTTTCGACTTTGCCCGCACCTTCAATCCCAGCGCCACGTTGGGCACGGCACAGGGCATGGTCAACATGGGCGGCTTTCTGGCCTCCCTGATGCTGATGCAGGCCATGGGCTGGATCCTCGACGTCGCGGGCGGCTACTCCCCCGAGTCGTTCCGGCTCGCCTGGACTGTTCAGTACGTGGTGTGGGCCGTCGCGGTGATCGGCATCCTGGTGACCCGGCGCAAGACCCGGCGGCAGCTGGGTCTGCAGGGCGACGCCTCCGATCGATGGTTGCTGGAAACCTTCGATCCCGAGCCGACCGACATCAGCCGCTGA
- a CDS encoding low temperature requirement protein A, producing MSGRDPHESHRVASPLELLFDLTFVIAFGVAASQFAHAFAAGHVGAGLAGFAFAIFAVCWAWINFTWFASAYDTDDWVYRLTTMLQMVGVLILALGLPAMFASLEHGGHVDNVVMVAGYVVMRVAMVAQWLRAARQDPARRRACLTYAAIISVAQIGWIAVILLHTGLLVTGVLVLALTLFEMAGPVVAERRAGGTPWHAHHIAERYGLMAIIALGEGVVGTVATLTAVVSDHGWSTEAILVAVAGVGLTFGMWWMYFMVPAGELLHAHRETSFWFGYLPIVLFGAIVGTGAGLHLAAYYLEEHSELGSAACVATVAIPVAVYIWLVYLLHVLMLRATSRVHLMLSLLASVVLAGSIALAASGVPIAVCLLVTTLAPVVVVVGHETVGHRHTTAAVAARISG from the coding sequence ATGTCCGGGCGTGATCCACACGAATCGCACCGGGTGGCATCCCCGCTCGAGCTGTTGTTCGACCTGACGTTCGTCATCGCCTTCGGCGTCGCGGCGTCGCAGTTCGCCCATGCGTTCGCCGCCGGTCACGTCGGTGCGGGGCTGGCCGGATTCGCCTTCGCGATCTTCGCGGTGTGCTGGGCGTGGATCAACTTCACCTGGTTCGCGTCGGCCTACGACACCGATGACTGGGTGTACCGGCTGACGACCATGCTGCAGATGGTCGGCGTGTTGATCCTGGCGCTCGGGTTGCCCGCCATGTTCGCCTCGTTGGAGCACGGTGGCCACGTCGACAACGTGGTGATGGTGGCCGGGTATGTGGTCATGCGTGTGGCCATGGTGGCGCAATGGTTGCGGGCGGCGCGCCAGGATCCGGCGCGACGGCGGGCCTGCCTGACCTATGCCGCGATCATCTCGGTCGCCCAGATCGGTTGGATCGCAGTGATTCTCCTGCACACCGGGCTGCTGGTGACGGGTGTGCTGGTGCTCGCGCTGACGCTCTTCGAGATGGCCGGACCGGTGGTGGCCGAACGTCGCGCCGGCGGTACACCGTGGCACGCCCACCACATCGCCGAGCGGTACGGGTTGATGGCCATCATCGCGCTCGGCGAGGGTGTGGTCGGCACGGTGGCGACCCTGACCGCGGTGGTGTCCGACCACGGCTGGAGCACCGAGGCGATCCTGGTCGCCGTCGCCGGCGTCGGGCTGACATTCGGCATGTGGTGGATGTACTTCATGGTGCCCGCAGGGGAGCTCTTGCACGCGCACCGTGAGACGTCGTTCTGGTTCGGTTATCTGCCCATCGTGTTGTTCGGTGCGATCGTCGGCACCGGTGCCGGTCTGCACCTCGCCGCCTACTACCTGGAGGAGCACTCCGAGCTCGGGTCGGCGGCCTGCGTGGCGACCGTGGCGATTCCGGTGGCGGTCTACATCTGGCTGGTCTACCTGCTGCACGTGCTGATGTTGCGGGCCACCAGCCGAGTGCATCTGATGCTCAGCCTGCTGGCCAGCGTGGTGCTGGCAGGTTCTATCGCGCTCGCGGCGTCCGGTGTACCCATCGCGGTATGCCTGCTGGTGACCACGCTGGCGCCGGTCGTGGTGGTCGTCGGCCATGAGACGGTCGGGCACCGGCACACCACGGCGGCAGTGGCGGCGCGGATCAGCGGCTGA
- a CDS encoding IspD/TarI family cytidylyltransferase, with protein sequence MPPTVDDATAVGVVLAAGIGSRVGADGNKAYLTLAGRPMLAWSVRAVADTPEIGRVILVYRRGEFDIAEAMVHAQIPDRRVELVEGGDTRHESEFNMLCHIAADIESGSVDVVLIHDAARPLAGPEMMRAALDTARRFGGAVPGIDAVGLARVDTDGLHPLAESVVRVQTPQAFRAEPLLAAYRRADAEAFDGTDTSACVQHFTDADVRVFPGAASNLKVTYPPDIRLAEHLLTGRR encoded by the coding sequence GTGCCCCCGACCGTTGACGATGCCACTGCCGTCGGCGTCGTGCTGGCCGCAGGCATCGGCTCACGTGTCGGCGCCGACGGCAACAAGGCCTACCTGACGCTGGCCGGCAGACCGATGCTGGCCTGGTCGGTGCGCGCGGTGGCCGATACCCCGGAGATCGGCCGGGTGATCCTGGTCTACCGACGCGGTGAGTTCGATATCGCCGAGGCGATGGTGCACGCTCAGATCCCCGACCGCCGGGTCGAACTGGTCGAGGGCGGCGATACCCGGCACGAATCCGAGTTCAACATGCTCTGCCATATCGCCGCCGATATCGAATCCGGGTCCGTGGACGTCGTTCTCATCCATGACGCCGCGCGTCCACTGGCCGGACCGGAGATGATGCGCGCGGCCCTGGACACCGCGCGGCGCTTCGGCGGTGCGGTCCCGGGAATCGACGCGGTCGGTCTGGCCAGGGTGGACACGGACGGTCTGCATCCGCTCGCCGAATCGGTGGTGCGGGTACAGACCCCTCAGGCATTCCGCGCCGAGCCTCTTCTGGCCGCCTACCGACGCGCCGACGCCGAGGCCTTCGACGGCACCGACACCTCGGCCTGTGTACAGCATTTCACCGATGCCGATGTCCGCGTATTTCCCGGTGCGGCAAGCAATCTCAAGGTCACGTATCCGCCGGACATCCGGCTGGCCGAGCACCTGCTCACCGGCAGGCGATAA
- a CDS encoding 2-C-methyl-D-erythritol 4-phosphate cytidylyltransferase, which translates to MQALYPAITLGKRATLTAVELSAVIVLAPGENPSGALTPLAGDPAVCRMVRSLSRVVGQVLLVVDEAIAERIDAVLAGLTVDILTVDGSATRADCLALAGRALAEMRAGRRDVTHVLLADRRHPLMAADMIDRVVAALARGAELVVPVLPVTDTVKTVDAGGTLTATVDRSTLRQLQYPWGMRLDRLADPVTVDSLARAVIVDGDADAVSAELPADAALLEAVIACR; encoded by the coding sequence GTGCAAGCTCTTTACCCGGCCATCACGCTGGGCAAACGGGCTACCCTGACCGCCGTGGAACTCAGCGCCGTCATCGTGCTCGCACCGGGGGAGAACCCATCCGGCGCGCTCACCCCGCTGGCTGGTGACCCCGCGGTGTGCCGGATGGTGCGCTCGCTGTCGCGGGTGGTCGGGCAGGTTCTCCTCGTCGTCGACGAGGCGATCGCGGAACGGATCGATGCGGTCCTGGCCGGGCTGACCGTCGACATCCTTACCGTCGACGGCTCGGCCACCCGGGCGGATTGCCTCGCGCTGGCCGGACGCGCGTTGGCCGAGATGCGTGCCGGCCGCCGCGACGTCACCCACGTGCTGCTGGCCGATCGTCGTCATCCGCTGATGGCGGCGGACATGATCGACAGGGTGGTCGCGGCCCTGGCCCGCGGCGCCGAGCTGGTGGTGCCGGTGCTACCGGTCACCGACACCGTGAAGACCGTCGATGCCGGGGGCACCCTCACCGCCACGGTGGACCGCTCCACCTTGCGGCAGCTGCAGTATCCGTGGGGGATGCGCCTCGACCGCCTGGCCGACCCGGTCACCGTCGACAGCCTGGCGCGGGCGGTCATCGTCGACGGCGACGCCGACGCGGTGTCGGCGGAGCTGCCCGCGGACGCGGCGCTGTTGGAAGCCGTTATCGCCTGCCGGTGA
- a CDS encoding hemophore-related protein, giving the protein MLKVSRTKLAVVIGGIAVALPMSAGIASAQPDLSNVVNTTCTYDQVMAAMNAQQPDLAAQFNAQPMALGMLRSFLSSGPVERQNTVNQIAAYPGAASYLGAVQNLAGTCNNY; this is encoded by the coding sequence ATGCTCAAGGTGTCGCGCACGAAGCTGGCCGTCGTGATCGGCGGGATCGCAGTAGCACTGCCGATGTCGGCCGGGATCGCCTCTGCCCAGCCCGACCTCAGCAATGTCGTCAACACGACCTGCACTTACGACCAGGTGATGGCCGCGATGAACGCCCAGCAGCCGGATCTGGCCGCGCAGTTCAACGCTCAGCCGATGGCCCTGGGCATGCTGCGGAGCTTCCTGTCCTCGGGACCGGTGGAGCGTCAGAACACGGTCAACCAGATCGCTGCCTACCCGGGCGCCGCCAGCTACCTCGGCGCGGTGCAGAACCTCGCGGGTACCTGCAACAACTACTGA
- a CDS encoding acyl-CoA dehydrogenase family protein — protein MQRDLFTEDHEAFRELARDFVEKEVVPAYPDWEKAGRMPRAVFEKMGALGMLGMAIPEEFGGGGEPDYRYNVVLQEEAARALVTLSTVRTQLEVILPYFLHYADEQQRTRWFPGLADGTLLTAIAMTEPGTGSDLAGMRTSAVRDGEDWILNGAKTFITGGMQADLVIVVARTATDPDNRRKGLTLFVVEDGMPGFTRGRELEKMGCKVQDTAELSFVDVRVPAGNVLGQEGDAFGYLGQNLPQERLTIAVGSVAQARSAIAEAIRYTRDRTIFGASVSSFQNTKFELAACSAEVEAGQAMLDRAVALHVAGELSTADAARVKLFCTEMQARVVDRCLQLFGGYGYMMEYPIARLYTDARVARIYAGTSEVMKVIIAKSLGL, from the coding sequence GTGCAACGAGATCTGTTCACCGAAGACCATGAGGCGTTCCGTGAACTGGCCCGCGACTTCGTCGAGAAGGAGGTCGTGCCTGCATATCCCGACTGGGAAAAGGCCGGCCGTATGCCGCGGGCAGTATTCGAGAAGATGGGTGCGCTGGGCATGTTGGGCATGGCCATCCCCGAGGAGTTCGGGGGAGGGGGCGAGCCGGATTACCGCTACAACGTGGTGCTGCAGGAAGAGGCCGCCCGGGCGTTGGTGACGCTGTCGACGGTGCGCACCCAGCTCGAGGTGATCCTCCCGTACTTCCTGCACTACGCCGATGAGCAGCAGCGCACCCGCTGGTTCCCCGGATTGGCCGACGGCACCCTGTTGACTGCCATAGCGATGACAGAGCCCGGGACCGGATCCGATCTGGCCGGTATGCGGACCTCGGCGGTTCGTGATGGTGAGGACTGGATTCTCAACGGCGCCAAAACTTTCATCACCGGCGGCATGCAGGCCGACCTGGTGATCGTCGTTGCCCGCACCGCAACCGACCCGGACAACCGGCGCAAGGGTCTGACGCTTTTCGTGGTGGAGGACGGGATGCCCGGCTTCACCCGAGGCCGGGAGCTGGAGAAGATGGGCTGCAAGGTCCAGGACACCGCGGAGCTGTCGTTCGTCGATGTGCGAGTGCCCGCCGGCAATGTGCTCGGCCAGGAAGGCGACGCGTTCGGCTATCTCGGGCAGAACCTGCCACAGGAGCGGCTCACCATCGCGGTGGGGTCGGTGGCTCAGGCGCGTTCGGCGATAGCGGAGGCCATCCGCTACACCAGGGACCGGACGATCTTCGGAGCATCGGTCTCGTCATTCCAGAACACGAAGTTCGAGCTGGCTGCCTGCTCTGCCGAGGTCGAGGCAGGCCAGGCGATGCTCGACCGTGCCGTGGCTCTGCATGTCGCCGGGGAGCTGTCGACCGCTGACGCGGCCCGGGTCAAACTGTTCTGCACCGAAATGCAGGCCAGGGTGGTCGACCGCTGTCTGCAGTTGTTCGGTGGTTACGGCTACATGATGGAGTACCCGATAGCCCGGTTGTACACCGACGCCCGAGTGGCGCGGATTTACGCCGGAACCAGCGAAGTCATGAAGGTGATCATCGCGAAATCGCTCGGGCTGTAA
- a CDS encoding thiolase family protein has product MRETVIVGAVRTPVGKRNGALSDQHAADLSALVLNELSERTGVDPALVDDVVWGCVSQVGDQSSNIGRYAVLAAGWPESIPGTTVNRACGSSQQALDFAVQAVMSGQQDVVVAGGVEVMSRVPLGAARTTGQPYGPKVLARYDNFAFNQGLSAEMICQQWGLSRARCDEYSARSHERAAAAQDSGAFIDQIVPVFTESDVITLDEGLRRGTTVETLGGLKPAFTEDGIIHAGNSSQISDGAAALLVMSSDQALNLGLTPLVRYRAGAVTGADPVLMLTAPIPATEKVLRKSGVGIDEVGVFEVNEAFAPVPLAWLAETGVAETKLNPLGGAISLGHPLGASGAVLMTRMIHHMRDNGIRYGLQTMCEGGGTANATLVELVA; this is encoded by the coding sequence ATGCGCGAGACCGTCATCGTAGGAGCCGTGCGCACCCCGGTGGGAAAGCGCAACGGCGCGCTGTCCGATCAGCATGCCGCGGACCTGTCAGCCCTGGTACTCAACGAACTGTCCGAACGCACCGGTGTGGACCCGGCACTCGTCGATGACGTGGTCTGGGGTTGCGTATCGCAAGTGGGCGATCAATCCAGCAACATCGGGCGCTATGCGGTGTTGGCAGCCGGCTGGCCGGAGTCGATTCCGGGCACCACGGTGAACCGCGCCTGCGGATCGAGTCAACAGGCGCTGGACTTCGCGGTGCAGGCCGTCATGTCGGGTCAGCAGGACGTGGTGGTCGCCGGGGGAGTCGAGGTGATGAGCCGCGTTCCGCTGGGGGCCGCACGCACCACCGGCCAACCGTACGGCCCGAAAGTACTTGCCCGATATGACAATTTCGCCTTCAATCAAGGTCTGTCCGCCGAGATGATCTGTCAGCAGTGGGGGCTGTCCCGGGCGCGTTGCGACGAGTATTCCGCGCGGTCGCACGAACGCGCCGCAGCGGCGCAGGATTCCGGTGCGTTCATCGACCAGATCGTGCCGGTGTTCACCGAATCCGACGTGATCACCCTCGACGAGGGCCTCCGACGCGGCACCACGGTCGAGACTCTCGGCGGTCTCAAACCCGCTTTCACCGAGGACGGCATCATCCACGCAGGTAACTCCTCACAGATCTCCGACGGGGCGGCTGCGCTGCTGGTCATGAGCTCCGACCAGGCGCTGAATCTGGGTCTCACACCGCTGGTCCGCTACCGGGCCGGCGCGGTCACCGGAGCCGACCCGGTGCTGATGTTGACCGCTCCCATCCCGGCGACCGAGAAGGTGTTGCGCAAGTCCGGCGTCGGGATCGACGAGGTGGGGGTATTCGAGGTCAACGAGGCTTTTGCGCCGGTGCCACTGGCCTGGCTGGCCGAGACCGGGGTGGCGGAGACCAAGCTCAACCCACTCGGCGGTGCCATCTCACTAGGGCATCCGCTCGGGGCATCGGGCGCGGTGTTGATGACCCGAATGATCCACCACATGCGCGACAACGGTATTCGGTACGGGTTGCAGACCATGTGTGAGGGCGGCGGCACCGCCAACGCCACCCTCGTCGAGCTCGTGGCCTGA
- a CDS encoding TetR/AcrR family transcriptional regulator — MTDTEPAWKQRALERSLRPAKLRAAQRVQRFLEAAQSIMAEKGSTDFTVQEVVDRSRQSLRSFYLQFDGKHELLLALFEDALGQLADQIRGAVSAHTDPVQRLRVAVGLLFTSAHSDAAVHRPLFTDVAPRLSVSHPAEVRVAQAPVLDLLSELMADAATAGRLRPSVDPRRIAVIAMQTVMTVAQSGDGGIGDDAISPDEIWDFIANGVTNGG; from the coding sequence GTGACCGACACCGAACCCGCCTGGAAGCAGCGCGCCCTGGAGCGCTCGCTCAGGCCGGCCAAGCTACGTGCCGCGCAGCGCGTCCAACGCTTTCTCGAAGCCGCCCAGTCGATCATGGCCGAGAAGGGCAGCACCGACTTCACCGTCCAAGAGGTGGTCGATCGGTCGCGGCAGTCGTTGCGGAGCTTCTATCTGCAGTTCGACGGCAAGCACGAGTTGTTGCTCGCACTGTTCGAGGATGCGCTGGGTCAACTGGCCGATCAGATTCGCGGTGCCGTCAGCGCCCACACCGACCCCGTCCAACGACTAAGGGTCGCCGTCGGATTACTCTTCACGTCCGCACACTCCGATGCGGCCGTGCACCGCCCGCTGTTCACCGATGTCGCGCCCCGGCTTTCGGTATCCCACCCCGCCGAGGTCAGGGTGGCTCAGGCGCCGGTGTTGGACCTGCTGTCGGAATTGATGGCCGATGCCGCAACGGCCGGCAGATTGCGTCCGTCCGTCGATCCCCGCCGGATCGCCGTGATCGCGATGCAAACCGTCATGACCGTCGCGCAGTCCGGCGACGGTGGTATCGGAGACGACGCGA